The region aaGTAGATGACAGAGATGGGCAATCCCCTCACCCAATTGTTacctgagacaactgcttcagttggcctcatggcttgGCTGGCTCTGACCATACagattgcaccagcactgaatggaactgttaccctgcacatgcctgatcttgtctgatctcggaagctaagaagggtcaggcctggttcgtacttggatgggagactgcctgggaataccgggtgctgtaggcttataccatagtctttcgagactgaaggttgccaaccaaccataatgGTCCCGTATATGGATGAAATTTTACCTGGATACACAGACCATGTGTGAACAGCACTACTGACTTCCATGTATTgggctgttgtttttttccctgcacATGCTAGCTGAGCGTGTGAAAAATGCTTTCACTACAGAATAAATGCAGCTTCCATATAGACACAAATTTAGGAAAAATGGCTTCCGTGTCAGAGTATACTAGATGCCAGGTACATTTGAGCCCAGATATTTTTAATGGAATTAAAATTAGAAATAAAGCACTTCTTACACCTTTGTCCTCCTCATAAATTCCGAATTTAAGAACCTGCTGCCACCTGTTGACTAACTacagaggggaagagggagggttgGGGAGAATCCAATACAAAGGAAAGGCTTCTCAGAACCTGGAGTCTCCATACTATCCCCAGATTCAGTTTTACAGCTGAACCTATCCAAGCTAGTAAAAACTTAATCGCTGTACAGGCCTTTGTTGCTATGCTAGGGGGCAGGGAGAGTGCATTAGAAAGAGGAGCCATTAGCTACTCCCctccccttaaaaaaaagaaaaagaattggaAGGATTCTTCCTTTGGGCTGAGTTATGTTTTTAACAAGCGTTTCCCAAGCAATTGTTGTTGAATATACTTTTCCTCTTTCCTTCGCTGGCCTGGACATGCCTGGGCACCTTCTTGGCTGTGAGGCTGCCAGAGATCCCACACAGTCTTGTTCCTTTCTCTCAACGTCCTACCTCCAAACCCCAATAACAGTAGCAACACGCATGGCATATGGGGGAAAAGAatagggaaggagccaagaatAGCAAAGACAGTGCACCACAGGTGAGAAAGAGTGAGAGTGAAATCCCCATTGGGTAGGAGGTGGTGTGGCTGAACTTCCCAGGTGGGGTCATTCATGGGGAAGGAAAATGCTGAGATGATGGGGTGTGGGAAGGTGCTTTGAAGAGCCAAAGCAAATTGGGATGGGAATGGGGCATAGGGTTTCAAGCACAGTCTTCTAGTTCCCTTTGGCCTAAAAAACTTCAATTTTATCTTCTGCCAATTAGATTATAATTAGAAAAAGTTTTTATTGCAAtgttggggtgatggtggactcAAAGATTTTAGAAAAAATGATAAAGATTTAATCTTGCCTAGAAACTAGTTAACTAcctcctctctccttttttttaaatcaaaaagatCTAATGTTTAGGGTTATGGGTTTTATTTGAAGTCCCTTCAAAAATTTGCTTTTAAAtcaaaatatgattttttttttttaagtcaccagATCTCAGATTTGGTCAAGATTTCATTTTTGTTTCAATGATTCAGTAATGGACACACTTGGGCAGGTTCTACGTGGGTGGTGTGAGGGGTTTCTTGAGGATGTAGATAAGCTTATATCAGAATACCCCATCTGGAACTAGAAGCAATGATTTGTGTGTCCTACAtccccaccctacccccacaTTCAGTTCCTGTgagcaaaaaacccaaaacactgTTATCTGAAGTTACATCCAATGTTGGGCCATGTTTTAAGCAACCACCCTTGTTTCAAAAGATCTTGTTGCGGTAACACTGCATGGAGGTGACTGGATAGTGTGGAGATGGTTCATGCAGTCTGGTGGTTTAGCTTTGATTATGCCAGTAAATTACAACACAAGAGATTTGGATGCACCTCCACAAAGTGGACCACtcgagaataatttttttttagctaTTTGCATTGCTGTGGAAGAATAATTTGCCTCACATGGCAAGCCACTGCATACAACCATACAAAACAACTTGAAAGCAGGTCACCAACAGAAATTCCATTAGTAAACAGCTTTGGAGACTCCATGGTTATTTTACAGCCCCTTCATGAAGTTGTAAAGTTACACACAGGACAAGAATTATGGCTCCATAAAATATCATTATCTACGTAAGTATAtgtttaattttgattttgctACTTTTTTATAATTTTCACTGGTGTTGTAGAAATCTCTTAAAAGTTTTATGGAGACTTTGTGATGTCACAAATATCCATGTTAGGAATATTGGCACTGCACCATTTCGCTATTTCTATTTTCTAGAGCAGAGGGGGTCACTGCCAGGAGGGGAGCCTAGATGCTTAACTTGTAGTTAAAGGTGCAAACTCATCACTTGAGAACCTTCCACTTTGAGAGGTTGAGCTAAGCAGATCACCAAGTACTGAATGTGTATTATAAACCCACATTTCATCCAGATCCTCCACAGAGGTTAAAATAAACCTGCGGTATGTAAAACATACCAGGTTACAGTCATTCACAAATGCGCACAACATTTTATAAAGGAGATGGAAAAAGTATTTTCAGGGTAACTTGTGAAAACACTCATCTTAAGGTTAAAGTTTAGCACCTCAGAGGCTTTGGAAACAGGGCGAGGTAGCACAAGATAGGACACAAGCCAACAATTCTGCTCTTGATTCAAACACCCAACCACCAAGAACAGGTGTGGAAGTTGTGAAGGGAGCCTTCTTACTTACTAAActaggggcaggggtgggaactGAACAAAAGATGGTTGGATACAAACCCATACAGACCATCTCTATAAGCTTAAACTAAGAAAATGAAGTCCCACCATTTCCAGTGACACACTTGTGCTCTCTCTGTACAGTAGGGACAAGTAAATGCAAGTAATCCATAATTCAAGATTGAGACAAGTAAGGCCCATTTTCCCTCCATTTATATCTGCCCATAAGATTCCACTTAGCCCAACCCATCTCAGCAACTATCCTTCAAAAGCTTCCCTCCCATATTCCCTAAACACACACTCAATGTGAAGACCCACCCCAAAGCTGCTGAAGGGCTTAGAACTTCTCAACATGTCCCAACATTGTCCTTTCCTCCCAGGGAATAAATAACCTCTTATTCCAAGGATAGAGTAATGTTCAGGCCCAGAGGGTGTGGTGGCCCCAGACCCTGGAGCAAGGAAGACAAGTCAGTAGGCCAGGAATGACCATCATGGAGAGATTTGGAGGGGGGACATCTTAGATGAGTTAGAGAGGCTCAATTGGGTTGGGAAGCAGCACTCGAAGAGCTTCCATCAGGCTCCCGTTTAACTTTGGCAGGTGGCTCTGTCCCAGCTTTGCCCTCTCCCTCCACTTCCTCCTTAGCACCTTCATGAGTCTTCATGTGCTTGCTGAGGTGGTCGCTTCTCATGAAGACCCGATTGCAAACAGGGCAGGTAAATTTCTTGGTTCCTGTGTGGGTCTGAAGGTGCCTCTGCAGCTCGTCAGAACGGGTGAAGCGCTTCCCACAGAATAGCCAGTTGCAGACAAAGGGGCGGTCACCactgtgccacctcaggtgggCCTTCAGGTGGGATGTCTTGGCGTAGGCCTTGCCACAGCCAGGGATATGACAGTTGTGGAGGTGTTTCTTCTTGGAGTTGTCAGGGCACTGGCCCACCCTCTCAGCCTCCTGGCAGTTGGGGCACCGGCAGGCAGCCTGCCCAGAACTCCGGGTCACAGAGCGCCTTGAGCTCTTTGGCCTACCGCTACCATCCCCAGCCTGCTCTAGTGGATGAGGCTCTTGAGTAGAATCCAGGGACTTGACCCCTTCCTGGCCCATGAGATGTGGTGCTGAAGGCAAGAGGTGGTGAGGTGGGCCACAGAGTTGATGTTCTGTGGAGCCATAGCCAGCTAGTGCTGGCTGAAGTCCACCTGCGTGGCCTGGAGGCTGAAGACCACTCTGAAGATCCATCCAGCTGGGTCCAGCATGGAGCTCCCACCATGAATTCAGGCCACCatcatcagtggcattgctagaatGTGGAGGCCTGAACCAAGGTTCATAATGATGAGCCATATCTGGGGCTGCCTGCAGAAGCTTGGAGTATGAGCCAGGAGCCAGCTGGCTTTCACTGTCCAGATCTAACCTTGAAGATCCATGCAGTTCGTAACCAGGATTGCCTGTAAACTCCGTGGTGGGTCCAGTCAAAGGCAGATGCTGGAGTTCTGTGGGCTGCAGAGGGGATGGGAAATCTCCCCCGCTCTCAGGGCTTGTGTGGGGCTGGTAGGTCTGCAGCGGCTGCAGTTCTAGATGGGTTGGAGAGGAACGGGGTGTCTCTGAGCACTGGTTGCCAAGAGAACCACAGACGGCTGTGAGCATTGCAGAGCTCCCGTGGTGGGTGGGTTCACTGACACACCTGAACAGTagaaggggagaaagagagaaatggtTGTGAGATGGCAGTAGAAAAAAATCTACCCTCTCTTTTCAACTGCTGTAGCCAAGGCCTTAAGTCTGATTCAAGCTCAGCCCCCATTTTAGTTTACAGTTTTAGTTTTACAGTTTAGTTTTACAGTTAAGTGGCCTTGGGCAAAACAGAAGAAAGGGAGACCCCAAAATGGTGCAAACCAATATTTACAGTGGACCCTCCAAATCTGTGGgcttggcacccatggatttgagcaTCTTTGGATTCCAAGTCCAAAGGCTTCAGAGGACTTtccagacgtgactggaagtggcttctggacaTGGCTGAGAGGTCTTCTGGGAAGGCTGAGAGGCTGTGCACAAGCTCTGGGCCACGTatggcccccaggtaagttattgcCCTCCCATGAATTGATTTATCTACAGATTTCAATATCTGTGGacagtcctggaatggatcccctgcagatacagggggaccTCTGTACTGGAAAATCCCCAAAGCCCCAATAAATTTCAAGTTTTGCACTCAgagaagatttatttttttaacaagaaATACTAACATAGCTTTGTCAGCAAAAATTACCCTAAGGGAGAGTTTTGAGTTCCAAATGCATTGGGACTTTGGGGATTTTCCAGTAAATATTGGTTTGCACCACTTAAGGTTTTCTCTTTCCGTTTTCTTCCCAGCCATGCCAAATGTATTGGCGCCACATTTTCATGCTGACCAGCAGCCATGAGTCAACCCACCTTCTTGGCTTCAGTGCCTCTTCGGCAAATGGGGAATACCAGAAACCTATCTCCCTGGCTTGTTATCATAGGAAGCACCATCACAGTGCGAAAGATGTGTTGCAGTCTAGAGCCTAAAAATGTAAGCTGTGAAGGAAGCACACCTCAAGTCTCACCTCAGCCATGGACTCACTGGGTGGTCTGATAAGGCATTCTCACATACCCAAGATAGCTTATCTCTGCCTTGCACAGAGACGCAATCACTCCAGTAGAACAAAGTGCAGGGTTCATTTACACAATGGTGATAGACAGAGCCTACGTACATGATGAGCACATAGTTTGATAAGGGTACTGAGTAGTTCTGCAAGGGACCCTTGGGCAAAGTTCTATACTGGGTACTCCATGGCATCTCCTAGTAGTGCATTAGCCACTACTACTGAGAGTCAGGCATGGCATCCCTTGGCCAATGTCCAAACTGGCCAaactctgatgccacccctggcACTGAGAAGTCTCGGCCACCTCACGgaactgtggttctcacacaagaGAGAataaactagtggttctcaaactttttagaggccctagaggctgctgcctgatttataactGCCAAGGGGCGTGGCTATaacggtgattgggcagcagtgctccccccaagtagcagcttgtttaatccttgaggcacatagcctaatctgccctgtcagtttctcaaaccaaaaattgggtcatgatccactggtggatcccggaatgacagtttgagaaccgctggaaaTTTACATATATGGTGTAAAATATGCCCTTAACTAATAATAATGAGACAAGGAACCCAAATTCAAAGACCCACATACCATTCATTTTGGAAATGTTCCTTTGAATGCATACACCTTAAAATGGTCGTCTTTGTCCCCTGATCGGTGCCAGCTTCATTTTCCTTCCTACTGTTTTGTTTGAACATCAGAAGTGCTTTCCTATGGGTGGCTCTGTGAAACACACAGCTTGTGCTGGAGAATAATGGGAACACCACAGCTGCTGGGCCCTATTGGTGGAACAACAGTGCTCAGTGTACAAGCTTAGGCACATGTGGATCTCCATGAGCAAGGCATAATTTCTACAAGCTTTTAGAGTTTGTTATATGCAATCTTTTCCCAACACTGTAGCATTGCCCACACCCAGTAAAAAGCATCCAACTGCAAAAACATATCTCAACATATGGATTGcatttgctggatcaggtcatgaCCTGAGTGAAGGGGTACTTGCCTTGGGTGGAGCCTGGACCATATTGCATAATGGATCTCAGAGATTAAGTACTGTGCCAGCAGTTagtagtttttttaaattatgtgatGTTCTATATAAAACTTGGAATACTAGTATTTAAGCATTTGTTCAGGATGGCAGAAAAAAAGACAGTTATTTGCTTGCTCAGAGGCTTAGTCAGGGCAGCAGGCCAGTCAGAACGACAGCCTTGCAGGTTTCGTTGGCTCTGCCTGCCATAAAGGGCATTCAGCCACTGAATGCTCCTGCTGAACAGATTGCAGAAGCCAGATCAATACAACAGCTTCACAGCTATCTCACTTTAGAACAGGAGAGGCAATTTTCATTTGTGGTAAGAATGTGGTATAAC is a window of Tiliqua scincoides isolate rTilSci1 chromosome 5, rTilSci1.hap2, whole genome shotgun sequence DNA encoding:
- the SP6 gene encoding transcription factor Sp6; translation: MLTAVCGSLGNQCSETPRSSPTHLELQPLQTYQPHTSPESGGDFPSPLQPTELQHLPLTGPTTEFTGNPGYELHGSSRLDLDSESQLAPGSYSKLLQAAPDMAHHYEPWFRPPHSSNATDDGGLNSWWELHAGPSWMDLQSGLQPPGHAGGLQPALAGYGSTEHQLCGPPHHLLPSAPHLMGQEGVKSLDSTQEPHPLEQAGDGSGRPKSSRRSVTRSSGQAACRCPNCQEAERVGQCPDNSKKKHLHNCHIPGCGKAYAKTSHLKAHLRWHSGDRPFVCNWLFCGKRFTRSDELQRHLQTHTGTKKFTCPVCNRVFMRSDHLSKHMKTHEGAKEEVEGEGKAGTEPPAKVKREPDGSSSSAASQPN